The Helianthus annuus cultivar XRQ/B chromosome 11, HanXRQr2.0-SUNRISE, whole genome shotgun sequence region AAAAGGCAATGCTACTAACTTGGGAGCTGTATTTACGAGAATCAGACAGCTGGTTGCTAGACACAATCTTGGGTAACTTGGGAAATGATGTGCAACTGATCCCACGAGTATCTTTTCTTTAACATTCTCCCTCAAGTTAAATAGTGGGATTTCCAATATTTAACTTGGCTAAGCAGTCGTTGTAGATTCTCCCACTTGTGGCTTTTGTTAAAATATCTCCCGGCTGGTCTTCTGATCGAACAAATGGGATTTCGATAATTCTTGCCTCTAGTTTGTCTTTAATAAAGTTTCGTCAACTTCCACATGTTTTGTTCGATCATGTTGCACCGGATTTTTTTGAGATTTTGATTGCTGCTTTATTATCGCACATGATCTTACTTGTCTCTTTTGGAGGAAAACTAGTCTTAGTCAGAAGTTTCTTTATCCATAACACTTTTGTCAAGCCTCTTCCTATATAACAACTCtcccaaaacccttaaacatgTTCCATACGTCCTAAAACACACCCCGTAAACAAAAAATAGGCccgaaatacctttatttttataaaaatcaaataaaaacaatattttattgccctcgcggggcgcgacagagcCAAGCAAGGCTGTCGCGGGGCGTGACAGCTTGGCCACCAGGCCGCCCCTGAGCCGCCACGTGTCCATGTCGTGTCGAAGCTATACCGGTGATTGGCCAAGGCTAGGCCCTAGCTAGCCTAGCTCGCTGGGCGCGACGACCACTCTTATctccgtcgcggggcgcgagagacccCTGATCAGGCCCTATAAATTGGACGATAGAGCTTCAGTTGATTTTCGTTCAAAACTTTCGAATTCTCTCTCAATTCTGAATAGCAATTACTatatcgggtataatacccccctaattagcgaagctctgcctcgttgtaagtattataacccccggttacgtattagatacgctgcccgaatGATTTAGtgctccgtaatgcatgtcgaggctctgcctgactcaagtcgttggagttctatctcggggagggtataactaatgtaaaattgagttattatactaacacgtgtgcattgttttaattaatagattataaccaggaagtcacaaggaaatacctaaagtagcaaagtgagtaatctcctttttgtgaaacctttttgtgaactatttttacaaaacctcaaatgtttaaattatatttcacagttattgagtatttgtaattctacaattatcgtcggtaagttggggttttgtatacaaaatttgttactacactgtgagtagtaacattactACGAGTCAGGATTGACAGTCCCGTGAGtagtaattaaagtagatgtaaacaaatgtaattgcgggttgccctcaatgctgtaaaatgataaaacttttcttgattaaactgggattcactcgccagtatttcttgttgataaaatatttttaaacgcgtttcaggtaacaaaatgtgaaagctaaatagaagccagctggacagcactgaaggcttggaaaagtggctataaaagttaactaaataaagaagatgttttatttcaataaattagggtttatccctataaacgtgtttgtaataaaaacttgggaatttcccatgtatttattaattataaaaatgtgatggtgttttactctgataaaatatttcctaactacggtcctgatgtaaattccgctgccaaattgataaacaccgataccactgatactagttcgcggccgcccgttcccaaaGTTAGGGGCCGGGGGTTGCGATAgggagtggtatcagagctacaaccactgatttcagccacaaaagtgttatgctgacaccaaaattttatgTTAGGAAATAATATACGTGTTTATGTGTATAtttgtatattattgttttgtgttatttgacaatttgttaagtttacagtatgagtgatcaaggtcCGTCAGACGCTTATCGTCAACTGTCTAGTTCTCCTAGAGATGAAGGAACTTCTTCCCAGCCTACCCACTCGGGGTATTCAGCTAACACAGAAGAGGGGATTTTCATATTCAAAGCGCAATCCGAAGAGCCATTCCCTaccaaaaagagaggatggttcagtcggggagcaCACAAGCGTAAGAAAAGAATGAGAAGTTACAGCAGCAACGAGCTTCAGCAGCTGCAAATAGGGAGATGAATGCCCAGACCCAGGACATAATCAATAGGGGATTGGCCAATTTTCACATACTAGCTACCACTGCCGCAGACCCAAACTTAGAACAAATCTTTGCACCACAACCACTACCCTTGTTCCCaaatcaacccatggaaatagaacctAACCCAGGATACCAGATTCCCGTACCTGCCTTCGACCCAAACAAAATCCCTAGAGTCCCAGCATCCCATCCTCCAGATTATGACCCATGGGAAGACGATCATAGGGATTATCGAGAACTTTACCCACAGGAGGAGCCCATACAAAACCTAGTAGCACCCTATCCTAACCTTGACCCTCTAGATCCATATTGGGATAACGACCAGTATATGCGGGAAATCCTAGAGAACCCATACCCATATGAAGAACCGATGCCCCAGTACCCTGACCCAATACCAGCACCAGCACCACCCATGAGTACCGAGAACGTGCAGGAACTCCGCACTTTTGGTGAGGAGTTATTAGATGAATGTGAAAGAATAAGGCAAATAGGGGAGAGGCTCGTTTAGAAATACGACGAGCGTAACATGCAATACTGGATGAACCGCTATCAATAATAGTAATAacatagaaatatatatatatatatatatatacatatatatacatatatatatacatatatatatatatagggtagggttcatgcgagaactacccttattgcgagaaccgcgagaaccaatgtgaacatggggcaattttgtaaataccaAATAACTTTAAAAAACCCGCTTACCTGCTTCCATTTATTATCGGACTTCAAACAAAACTTAAATTACATTTAATACAATCTTCACGTCCACTATCATCTCTATCATCTGAACTGTGATTACATCCAAATATCTCAACATTTCTCAACCTGATTCTCTCAACAATTCGTCAATTACAATCGATTTCATCATCGTCTGGTATACATCATCACTTCAGCATCATCAGTTCACCATATCGAATCATCTGGATTGAGATTGTATCTCAGATTTGAGATTTTACCAGCAGATATTTCATATTTCGTCATATAATCGAGGTTAGTTCCCAAAATTCGTCCAGTGATTATAAGAATAGATGATTCAATGAGTGTGCCACTAAGACGGTATCGCCGGAATTAATCGCCGTCAAAATCGCCGCCGCCAACGAAATCGTTGACGGATTGGTAATATAGATATTGTCATATTAATCGAGACACCGTTTGCAAGTTTATACAATTCGTTTATATTGTTATATGATAGATAATTTGTCCTTTGTACTTTTATATGATAGATAATTTGTCGATTCAAGCTTCGTTTTGTATTGTGTGATATAtagctatgcacatgtgcatattttgacATCATATGTTTAGCAAAATTGGCTATTAAGGTAATTCTTGTGTAATATGtggttatgcacatgtgcatagattgTAATAATAAgtcaatatgcacatgtgcatagtgtgCAATAACATGTGAATAAGGTAGTTAATGTTGATGCAGATGACATTAAATAAGGTATTTAGTTGTATTTTGGTGTGATGTATAGTTATGCACATTTGTATTTAATGTTAGATTATGTTAATAAGGTAGTGTTATGCGATATATAGCTATGCGCATATGCATAGCTTGACAAAATACgttaatatgcacatgtgcataatttgtcATAATAGGTTAGTAAGGTATTTAACTTTTATCCACATGTTCATTGTAGATCATCAATggaaaaaaaatcgaaaaacgTAACATTTATATTAAAGTCAAGGGATGAAGGGTCATTAAGAATGTCGAACGCAACGGACGCAAAGGAAGACGAATATTTGAATGTTAAACAAAAAGGTTAGAAGTTATTGATTATTTAgtattattataattttttagtaattaaatctgagtttatgcacatgtgcaacattgtattactttttttattaatattataagTTGTGTAAACACATTAAGTTTATAAATGTAGGTGTGCAGTAGTATGTATGAACAttttataacatgttttattttctttgcacatgtgcatcattgtGTGGAATGCAAAAATGCGGTAGGTTTGTAGGTTTGGTaaattatatgatttttttttatttattgtaGATCAACGATGGAAAAAACGAAAAAGGGTTCcatttattataaaataaaggGAGTAAGGATCGAAAAGAATGTGAGAGGCTATGGAGGACGAGGACGGACGTAATATTGAAACAAAAAGTTAGAATAGGTTGCTTAATATTTAATGTTTCAATTGGGTagagatgcacatgtgcattattttttagtttttatgttAATGATGTTGTCATTCATTTAAACACATATATTATACCATATGCAGATGTAGATATAGGAAAAGACATACAAAGGACAAGTAAATATGCAGATATAAATATAGGAAAATACATACATTGTTACATTAATAACGGCACTACTTATTATTTCTGTAAATGCTTAAGTTGTACATATGTTCTAGTTTTAAAACGCACACATGAGATTATTCTTTTTCCAATTGGGTGTTAACTGATTAAATGTTGCAGGTGACACCTAACATGTATGGAAACCTAGTTGCAAACGCTGCTGCTGGTATTGCTGGCAGTACAGGGGTCATGCCTGGAGGTACACAGTCATAAACCATTTATTTAAATCCCTAAACCCTTTTTGTAACGATGATTTTGTAGTAATAAAGTTTTTGCAATCATATTTACAGGTAATGTTGGCACGGAGTACGCGATCTTTGAACAAGGTGCATCAGCCGGGAATGTTGGGAAACCATCAATGGTTGAGAAAAAGAGAGCACACCCAGTGGCTCTGCTTCTTTCATCAGCCATGATGATGAGATATCTTCAGCTTCCTAATTATGCAGATCGTTTATAAACTGCAGTGAAACGCATTATTTACGAGGATAAATACCGAACAAAAGATCTTGGTGGAAGTATCACAACACAAGAGGTTACTGATGCAGTCATATCTGCACTtacatgacttgaatcataatctGATATTGTAATTATTCTTTGTTACAACCGACAGTTTTGCCAAACATTGTAACTAGGTTTTGGTTACATACGTGGTCCAACAGAAACCCACAAATTATTGTTGAACCTGTATCTTGAATAAAGTTTAAATCAATGACATGATATTTCGTAGATGAAATGTGACTCCAATATTATCACACTGAAAAGTAGGTGGAACAAAAAGAATCAAAGTGTGTAATTTGAAAATGTATACATATTGGTAATATCTTTATACATTTGGTATGGTAAGGAGGTTtttgtatgcacatgtgcataatttgaaATTGGTAAACATGTTAGTAATATATCCACAGATGGTAATGTAAATGGAAATGAACTTTGTATAGGTTATGTTAAAGTGATATGtcatatgcacatatgcattattTAGAATAATAATACATGTTAGGATATGTAGTTTACAATGTTATGTTGTATGGTGTATAGTATAATATATGTTGGAAATGCCCAGGAACATATTGATGTGATATAATGTGTGGCATAAATTATGTtggcaatgcacatgtgcataatgtaAAGGTAGTAATGTTTAATGTTGTTTGATATAGTATATGGtggcaatgcacatgtgcataatgtatACGTTGCAATGTATAATAGGTGGATTGAAAATGGAGTACATGCACTTAAAACATAATGACATTAGAAACAGTGAATCGACAAGTTTAGATGCTATGGTTTCAATGTTGAAAATGCACGCGTTgggtaatgcacatgtgcatgtgttGAAACAGTGGACATATTGGTAATTTATGTTAAATGGACATGAATAAAACAATGAATATTACACCGTTAAGTAGATAAACAATAAGTATAATGTCACAcgc contains the following coding sequences:
- the LOC110888353 gene encoding uncharacterized protein LOC110888353; its protein translation is MEIEPNPGYQIPVPAFDPNKIPRVPASHPPDYDPWEDDHRDYRELYPQEEPIQNLVAPYPNLDPLDPYWDNDQYMREILENPYPYEEPMPQYPDPIPAPAPPMSTENVQELRTFGEELLDECERIRSSMEKKSKNVTFILKSRDEGSLRMSNATDAKEDEYLNVKQKDQRWKKRKRVTPNMYGNLVANAAAGIAGSTGVMPGGNVGTEYAIFEQGASAGNVGKPSMVEKKRAHPVALLLSSAMMMRYLQLPNYADRL